A single window of Sulfitobacter sp. JL08 DNA harbors:
- the coxB gene encoding cytochrome c oxidase subunit II, whose protein sequence is MKNLAMLTGLFAGLSTLPAFAQEGLEIIGAPVDGKMGFQPAASELARDLQWLDGMILVVITAITVFVTALMIYAMVRFNRKSNPTPKTFTHHTPVEIAWTIIPVFILVAIGAWSLPILFKQQEIPEADVTIKVTGYQWYWGYEYVDHEFGFESFMLDRASLAEYGYSDDEYLLATDTAVVVPVGKTVVMQVTGADVIHSWTIPAFGVKQDGVPGRLAELWFAADKEGIYFGQCSELCGKDHAYMPITVKVVSEEAYQEWLDGAIDEYAGVPRAITVASN, encoded by the coding sequence ATGAAAAACCTAGCCATGCTTACCGGCCTGTTTGCCGGCCTTTCCACTCTTCCCGCCTTCGCTCAGGAAGGTCTTGAGATTATCGGCGCGCCGGTCGACGGTAAAATGGGGTTCCAGCCTGCGGCCAGCGAACTGGCGCGGGATCTGCAATGGCTGGACGGCATGATTCTGGTCGTTATTACCGCGATTACGGTTTTCGTGACGGCGTTGATGATCTACGCGATGGTGCGGTTCAACCGCAAATCAAACCCGACGCCAAAAACCTTTACCCACCACACCCCGGTCGAGATCGCCTGGACGATCATCCCGGTCTTTATCCTTGTGGCCATCGGCGCATGGTCGCTGCCGATCCTGTTCAAGCAACAGGAAATCCCCGAGGCAGACGTGACCATCAAAGTCACCGGCTACCAGTGGTATTGGGGCTATGAATATGTCGATCACGAATTCGGCTTTGAAAGCTTCATGCTGGATCGCGCCTCTCTTGCTGAATATGGCTACAGTGATGACGAATACCTGCTGGCGACGGATACGGCCGTTGTCGTGCCGGTGGGCAAAACCGTTGTGATGCAGGTCACAGGCGCCGACGTGATCCATTCCTGGACGATCCCCGCCTTTGGCGTGAAACAGGATGGTGTACCCGGTCGACTGGCCGAACTTTGGTTCGCCGCCGACAAGGAAGGCATCTATTTCGGCCAGTGCTCTGAACTGTGCGGCAAGGATCACGCCTATATGCCGATCACGGTCAAAGTGGTCAGCGAAGAGGCCTATCAGGAATGGCTGGACGGCGCGATCGACGAATATGCCGGCGTGCCGCGCGCGATCACTGTCGCGTCTAACTGA